The Parambassis ranga chromosome 14, fParRan2.1, whole genome shotgun sequence genome includes a window with the following:
- the acaca gene encoding acetyl-CoA carboxylase 1 isoform X17 yields MAQQEGAAKKKPSVASLHSRFIVGSVSEENSEDETQGKPDMQLEEKENRSLSPSSGSSDSTYEMGFDHIDGPVHNLSFCDNNRSSMSGLHLVKQGRDRRRIDLQRDFTVASPAEFVTRFGGNKVIEKVLIANNGIAAVKCMRSIRRWAYEMFRNERAIRFVVMVTPEDLKANAEYIKMADHYVPVPGGTNNNNYANVELILDIAKRIPVQAVWAGWGHASENPKLPELLQKNGIAFMGPPSQAMWALGDKIASSIVAQTAGIPTLPWSGSGLSVDWAENNQKKKIINVPHDVYELGCIQDVEDGLKAAEKIGFPVMVKASEGGGGKGIRKVNCADDFPNLFRQVQAEVPGSPIFVMQLAKHARHLEVQILADQYGNAISLFGRDCSVQRRHQKIIEEAPATIATSDVFEDMEKCAVKLAKMVGYVSAGTVEYLYSQDGSFYFLELNPRLQVEHPCTEMVADVNLPAAQLQIAMGIPLHRIKDIRMLYGLQPWGDCPIDFECLSTTPSPRGHVIAARITSENPDEGFKPSSGTVQELNFRSNKNVWGYFSVAAAGGLHEFADSQFGHCFSWGENREEAISNMVVALKELSIRGDFRTTVEYLIKLLETESFQHNSIDTGWLDRLISEKMQAERPDTMLGIVSGALHVADVNLRNSVSNFLHSLERGQVLPAHTLLNTVDVELIYEGTKYVLTVTRQSPNSYVVIMNNSSAEVDVHRLSDGGLLLSYDGSSYTTYMKEEVDRYRITIGNKTCVFEKENDPSLLRSPSAGKLIQYTVEDGGHVFAGQCYAEIEVMKMVMTLTAAESGCIHYVKRAGAALEPGCVIAKLQLDDPSRVQQAELHTGALPSIQAVALRGEKLHRVFHNTLDHLVHIMNGYCLPEPFFSGKLKEWVERLMKTMRDPSLPLLELQDIMTSVSGRIPPAVEKSIKKEMAQYASNITSVLCQFPSQQIANILDSHAATLNKKSEREVFFMNTQSIVQLVQKYRSGIRGHMKAVVMDLLRQYLKVEIQFQNGHYDKCVFALREENKGDMANVLNYIFSHAQVTKKNLLVTMLIDQLCGRDPTLTDELMAILTELTQLSKTTNAKVALRARQVLIASHLPSYELRHNQVESIFLSAIDMYGHQFCIENLQKLILSETSIFDVLPNFFYHSNQVVRMAALEVYVRRAYIAYELNSVQHRQLKDNTCVVEFQFMLPTSHPNRGNIPTLNRMSFSSNLNHYGMVHVASVSDVLLDTSFTPPCQRMGAMVSFRSFQEFTKNIKDVLICFSDSPPPSPTFPEGGNPVLYGEEDNKSIQDEPIHILNVAIKTDSDIDDDGLASMFREFTQSKKSMLFEHGIRRLTFLVAQKREFPKFFTFRARDKFEEDRIYRHLEPALAFQLELNRMRNFALTAIPCANHKMHLYLGAARVEVGTEVTDYRFFVRAIIRHSDLVTKEASFEYLHNEAERLLLEAMDELEVAFNNTTVRTDCNHIFLNFVPTVIMDPSKIEESVRSMVMRYGSRLWKLRVLQAELKINIRLTPTGKQIPIRLFLTNESGYYLDISLYKEVTDSRTGQIMFQAYGDKQGPLHGMLINTPYVTKDLLQSKRFQAQSLGTTYVYDFPEMFRQALKKLWHSTQAYAHLPKCPLPSELLTFTELVLDAQGQLVQMNRLPGGNEIGMVAWRMTLRTPEYPAGREIIVISNDITHKIGSFGPQEDVLFLRASEMARESGIPRLYIAANSGARIGLAEEIRHMFHVAWQDPSDPYKGFKYLYLTPQDYKKVSALNSVHCEHIEDEGESRYKITDIIGKDEGLGVENLKGSGMIAGESSLAYEEIITMNLVTCRAIGIGAYLVRLGQRTIQVDNSHIILTGAGALNKVLGREVYTSNNQLGGIQIMHNNGVTHCTVCDDFEGVFTLLQWLSYMPKCISSPAPILKAKDSIDRTIEFVPTKAPYDPRWMLAGRPSQTPKGSWQSGFFDHGSFMEIMQPWAQSVVVGRARLGGIPTGVVAVETRSVELSIPADPANLDSEAKIIQQAGQVWFPDSAFKTAQAIKDLNREGLPLIVFANWRGFSGGMKDMYDQVLKFGAYIVDGLREYKQPVLVYIPPQAELRGGSWVVIDPTINPRHMEMYADKDSRGGVLEPEGTVEIKFRKKDLVKTMRRVDPVYMGLAERLGTPELSTPDRKELETKLKEREEFLLPIYHQVAVQFADLHDTPGRMQEKGVITDILEWQTSRQFFYWRLRRLLLEDTVKRKIQAANSELTDGQIQAMLRRWFVEAEGAVKAYLWDNNEEVVGWVERQLAEDEGARSVIDENIKYIRRDHILKQIRSLVQANPEVAMDSIVHMTQHISPTQRAEVVRILSTMETSASS; encoded by the exons ATGGCACAGCAGGAAGGTGCTGCCAAGAAGAAGCCCTCCGTGGCATCGCTGCACTCCCGCTTCATTGTGGGATCGGTGTCGGAAGAGAACTCGGAGGATGAAACTCAAGGGAAGCCGGACATGCAGCTGGAGGAAAAGGAGAATCGTTCCTTGTCACCATCTTCTGGTAGCTCTGACAGCACCTATGAAATGGGTTTTGACCACATTGATGGCCCCGTCCACAATTTAAG TTTTTGTGATAACAACAGATCAAGCATGTCAGGGCTGCATTTGGTGAAACAAGGCAGAGATCGCAGGCGCATTGATTTACAGAGGGATTTCACTGTGGCTTCTCCTGCTGAATTTGTCACCCGCTTCGGTGGAAACAAGGTCATTGAGAAG GTGCTTATCGCTAACAATGGCATTGCTGCGGTTAAATGCATGCGCTCCATCCGCCGCTGGGCGTATGAGATGTTCCGTAATGAAAGGGCAATCCgttttgttgtcatggtgacccCAGAAGATCTAAAGGCCAATGCAG aGTATATCAAAATGGCAGATCATTATGTCCCTGTGCCAGGAGGGACAAATAACAACAACTATGCCAACGTAGAACTCATTCTGGACATTGCTAAACGAATACCTGTTCAG GCAGTGTGGGCTGGATGGGGTCATGCCTCAGAGAACCCCAAACTCCCAGAGCTTCTTCAAAAGAATGGCATTGCTTTCATGG GTCCCCCAAGTCAAGCCATGTGGGCTCTAGGCGACAAGATTGCTTCATCAATTGTGGCTCAGACAGCTGGCATTCCAACCCTGCCTTGGAGTGGATCAG GTCTGTCAGTGGATTGGGCCGAGAACAATCAGAAGAAAAAGATCATTAACGTTCCTCATGATGTGTATGAACTCGGCTGCATCCAGGATGTAGAAGATGGTTTGAAA GCTGCAGAGAAAATCGGCTTCCCTGTAATGGTGAAGGCTTCAGAAGGTGGTGGAGGGAAAGGGATCCGTAAAGTCAACTGTGCGGATGACTTCCCAAACCTTTTCAGACAG GTCCAGGCAGAGGTTCCAGGGTCACCCATTTTCGTCATGCAACTCGCCAAGCATGCCCGCCACTTGGAGGTCCAGATTTTGGCTGATCAATACGGCAATGCCATTTCCCTGTTCGGCAGAGACTGCTCGGTGCAGCGACGTCACCAGAAGATTATAGAGGAGGCTCCTGCTACTATTGCTACTTCTGATGTGTTTGAGGACATGGAAAAG tgTGCAGTGAAGCTGGCTAAGATGGTGGGCTACGTCAGCGCGGGTACGGTGGAGTACCTCTACAGCCAGGATGGAAGCTTCTACTTCCTGGAGCTCAACCCTCGTCTGCAGGTGGAACATCCCTGCACAGAGATGGTGGCTGATGTCAACCTGCCTGCTGCTCAACTGCAG ATTGCTATGGGTATTCCTCTTCACCGGATCAAAGACATCAGGATGCTTTATGGGCTCCAGCCTTGGGGTGACTGTCCAATAGACTTTGAGTGTCTGTCAACTACCCCCTCCCCACGAGGCCATGTCATTGCAGCACGTATCACCAGTGAAAATCCTGATGAG GGTTTCAAACCAAGCTCAGGAACTGTGCAAGAGCTGAATTTCCGCAGCAATAAAAATGTGTGGGGCTACTTCAGtgttgcagcagctggaggtctGCATGAGTTTGCTGATTCCCAGTTTGGACACTGCTTCTCTTGGGGAGAGAATCGTGAAGAGGCCATCTC CAACATGGTGGTTGCTCTGAAGGAGCTGTCTATCAGGGGAGACTTCAGGACTACAGTGGAATACCTCATCAAGCTGCTGGAAACAGAAAGCTTTCAGCACAACAGCATTGACACAGGATGGCTGGATAGGCTTATCTCAGAGAAGATGCAG GCAGAGCGTCCTGATACAATGCTGGGAATTGTTAGCGGCGCACTGCATGTAGCAGATGTCAATCTCAGGAACAGTGTTTCCAATTTTCTGCATTCCCTTGAAAG GGGCCAAGTGctcccagcacacacactacTCAACACTGTGGATGTGGAGCTAATCTATGAAGGTACCAAGTACGTCCTCACAGTGACACGTCAGTCTCCCAACTCTTACGTAGTCATCATGAACAACTCTTCTGCTGAGGTGGACGTCCATCGGCTAAGCGATGGAGGTCTTTTGTTGTCTTATGATGGAAGCAGCTATACTACCTACATGAAGGAAGAGGTGGATCG GTATCGCATCACAATTGGGAACAAGACGTGTGTTTTTGAAAAGGAAAATGATCCTTCGCTGCTGCGCTCTCCTTCAGCAGGAAAGCTCATTCAGTACACAGTTGAGGATGGCGGGCATGTGTTTGCTGGCCAGTGCTACGCTGAAATAGAG GTGATGAAGATGGTAATGACGCTGACGGCTGCAGAGTCTGGTTGTATTCACTATGTGAAGAGGGCTGGAGCAGCATTGGAGCCTGGCTGCGTCATTGCCAAACTGCAACTGGATGACCCAAGCAGAGTGCAACAG gCTGAGCTGCACACAGGGGCCCTGCCTTCTATCCAGGCTGTTGCTCTGAGAGGTGAGAAGCTACATAGGGTCTTCCATAACACACTGGATCATCTTGTCCACATAATGAATGGTTACTGCCTCCCTGAGCCTTTCTTCAGTGGAAAG TTGAAAGAGTGGGTGGAAAGGCTGATGAAAACTATGCGTGATCCCTCTTTGCCACTGTTGGAACTTCAAGACATCATGACCAGTGTGTCTGGTCGCATCCCTCCTGCTGTGGAGAAATCCATTAAGAAGGAGATGGCTCAGTATGCCAGCAACATTACTTCAGTGCTCTGCCAGTTCCCCAGCCAACAG ATTGCAAACATCCTGGACAGTCACGCTGCTACTCTCAACAAGAAGTCAGAGAGAGAAGTATTCTTCATGAACACACAAAGCATCGTTCAGCTGGTGCAGAA GTACCGCAGCGGCATCCGAGGTCACATGAAGGCAGTGGTGATGGACTTGCTTAGACAGTACCTGAAAGTAGAGATTCAGTTCCAGAATG GTCACTatgacaagtgtgtgtttgcattgcgAGAAGAAAACAAAGGTGACATGGCCAATGTGCTCAACTATATCTTCTCCCATGCTCAAGTCACTAAGAAAAATCTGCTGGTTACTATGCTGATT GATCAGCTGTGTGGCCGTGATCCAACATTGACAGATGAACTCATGGCCATTTTGACTGAACTCACTCAGCTTAGCAAGACTACCAATGCCAAGGTGGCACTGCGTGCGCGTCAG gtgTTGATAGCGTCTCACCTTCCCTCATATGAGCTACGACACAACCAGGTCGAGtccatcttcctctctgccatcgaCATGTATGGGCATCAGTTCTGCATTGAGAACCTGCAG aaacTGATCCTATCAGAGACCTCCATCTTTGATGTTCTGCCCAACTTCTTCTATCACAGTAACCAAGTAGTCAGGATGGCTGCCCTTGAG GTGTACGTCCGCAGAGCATACATTGCCTACGAGCTGAACAGTGTTCAGCATCGACAGCTGAAGGACAACACGTGTGTGGTAGAGTTCCAATTCATGCTTCCCACCTCACATCCCAACAG AGGGAACATCCCCACTCTAAACAG gatgtcATTCTCATCCAACCTGAATCACTATGGCATGGTACATGTGGCCAGCGTAAGCGATGTCCTCCTTGACACATCTTTTACACCACCCTGTCAGCGTATGGGAGCCATGGTCTCCTTCCGCTCCTTCCAGGAGTTCACAAA gaaCATAAAAGACGTGTTGATCTGCTTCTCGGACTCTCCTCCCCCAAGCCCGACCTTCCCAGAGGGAGGCAACCCTGTCTTGTATGGTGAAGAGGACAACAAG AGTATTCAGGATGAGCCTATCCATATCTTGAATGTGGCTATAAAGACTGACAGCGACATTGACGATGACGGCCTGGCATCCATGTTCCGGGAGTTCACTCAGTCGAAG aAGTCCATGCTGTTCGAACACGGAATCCGAAGGCTGACTTTCCTTGTGGCTCAGAAG AGGGAATTCCCCAAATTTTTCACATTCCGTGCCAGAGACAAG TTTGAGGAGGACAGGATCTATCGACACCTGGAGCCAGCTTTAGCATTCCAGCTGGAGCTTAACCGCATGCGCAACTTTGCTCTAACTGCTATCCCATGCGCCAATCACAAGATGCACCTGTACCTGGGTGCAGCCCGGGTGGAGGTGGGCACAGAGGTCACAGACTACAGGTTCTTTGTTCGAGCCATTATCCGCCACTCTGATCTGGTCACAAAG GAGGCCTCCTTTGAATACCTTCACAATGAAGCAGAACGTCTGCTGCTGGAAGCCATGGATGAACTGGAAGTGGCGTTCAACAACACAACCGTACGGACTGACTGCAATCACATCTTCCTCAATTTTGTTCCTACAGTCATCATGGACCCATCAAAG ATTGAGGAGTCTGTGCGCTCCATGGTGATGCGATACGGCAGCCGTCTATGGAAGCTGCGTGTCCTGCAGGCCGAGCTGAAAATTAACATCCGCCTGACTCCAACAGGGAAACAGATTCCCATCCGCCTCTTCTTAACTAATGAATCTGGTTACTACCTGGACATCAGCCTGTACAAGGAGGTCACTGACTCCCGTACAGGACAG attatgTTTCAAGCATATGGAGACAAGCAAGGCCCCTTGCATGGCATGCTCATCAATACACCTTATGTCACCAAGGACCTGTTGCAGTCGAAGCGCTTTCAGGCACAATCACTGGGCACCACGTATGTCTACGACTTCCCAGAAATGTTCAGACAG GCCTTGAAGAAGTTGTGGCATTCTACCCAAGCCTATGCTCACTTGCCTAAATGCCCTCTTCCCTCTGAGCTGCTCACTTTCACTGAGCTGGTTCTTGATGCTCAAGGTCAGCTGGTGCAGATGAATCGACTGCCAGGAGGCAACGAG ATTGGAATGGTGGCATGGAGGATGACCCTGCGAACGCCAGAGTATCCTGCAGGCCGTGAGATCATTGTCATAAGCAACGACATCACACACAAGATCGGCTCATTCGGGCCCCAGGAAGACGTGTTGTTCCTGCGAGCCTCAGAGATGGCACGAGAGAGCGGCATCCCCCGACTCTACATCGCAGCAAACAGTGGTGCCCGCATTGGCCTGGCAGAGGAAATCAGACACATGTTCCATGTGGCATGGCAAGATCCATCTGACCCATACAAG GGTTTCAAGTACCTCTACCTTACACCTCAAGATTACAAGAAGGTTTCAGCTCTAAACTCTGTGCATTGTGAACACatagaggatgaaggagaatcCAG GTACAAGATCACTGACATTATAGGAAAAGATGAAGGGCTGGGTGTGGAGAATCTGAAAGGGTCTGGAATGATTGCTGGGGAATCCTCTCTGGCCTATGAGGAGATCATCACCATGAATCTG GTTACATGTCGAGCCATTGGTATTGGGGCTTATCTGGTGAGGCTTGGACAAAGAACCATCCAAGTGGACAACTCTCACATCATCCTCACTGGAGCTGGAGCCCTCAATAAG GTGCTGGGAAGAGAAGTGTACACATCAAACAACCAACTGGGTGGAATTCAGATCATGCACAACAATGGCGTGACCCACTGCACAGTTTGCGATGACTTTGAGGGAGTCTTCACACTTTTGCAGTGGCTGTCCTACATGCCCAAG tgtatatCTAGTCCTGCGCCCATCCTCAAAGCCAAGGACTCCATTGATCGGACAATAGAGTTTGTGCCTACCAAGGCTCCCTATGACCCTCGCTGGATGTTAGCAGGACGTCCAAGCCAGA CTCCAAAGGGCTCCTGGCAGAGTGGTTTCTTTGACCATGGCTCCTTCATGGAGATCATGCAGCCATGGGCACAGAGTGTGGTGGTAGGCAGAGCcag ACTGGGTGGGATACCTACAGGAGTGGTTGCTGTGGAAACCAGGTCAGTGGAGCTGTCAATCCCAGCCGATCCAGCCAATTTAGACTCAGAAGCAAAG ATCATCCAGCAGGCAGGGCAGGTGTGGTTCCCAGATTCAGCTTTCAAAACTGCCCAGGCTATTAAGGACCTGAACCGAGAGGGCTTACCTCTCATAGTGTTTGCCAACTGGAGGGGCTTTTCTGGTGGAATGAAAG ATATGTACGACCAGGTGCTGAAGTTTGGGGCCTACATTGTGGATGGTCTCAGGGAGTACAAGCAGCCTGTTCTGGTTTATATCCCTCCTCAGGCTGAGCTGAGAGGAGGCTCATGGGTGGTTATAGATCCCACCATCAACCCCCGTCACATGGAGATGTACGCCGACAAAGACAGCCG AGGTGGAGTGTTGGAGCCTGAAGGAACAGTGGAGATCAAATTTAGGAAGAAGGACCTGGTGAAGACCATGAGAAGAGTAGATCCGGTTTACATGGGCCTGGCTGAAAGACTTG GAACCCCAGAGCTCAGCACCCCTGATCGAAAAGAGCTGGAAACCAAGCTTAAGGAGCGCGAGGAGTTTCTGTTGCCCATCTACCATCAGGTGGCCGTGCAGTTTGCAGACCTCCATGACACGCCGGGTCGCATGCAAGAAAAAGGCGTTATCACG